From the genome of Hathewaya histolytica, one region includes:
- a CDS encoding mechanosensitive ion channel family protein — translation MNKREENDNMNFSHLFFSGIIGIGSGLTKMLSFFSNNEYENLKRLVTAIIVFFIFLVLRRVFTKYVLSLINKLVGKIKVFSNFKIITSFEKPINMLFVIFGIYSALSILGGNYLINKVFITKILRTSFVALISWGLYNLSGEFSLLPSGVKEKFGLKVDKILFPFISKCIRVLIIALAATIILAEWNINIQMFITGVGLGGLAFSLAAKDAAANVIAGIILILEKPFNIGEWVLIDGIEGTVEDISFRSTRVRTFTQEVVTIPNSDIANGPITNFTRRRKRKCNFTVGIAYETSREKIEKAIVRIENMIKENKKVIKEDVMVVLEKFSDSSLDLGVYYFTRITDLKTFLKIKEQINFNIIEILKEEGIEIPYPTNTVHLNSDIKIKDVIEEDSLKSIEEEIS, via the coding sequence TTGAACAAAAGAGAGGAGAATGACAATATGAATTTTTCACATCTATTTTTTAGTGGAATTATTGGCATAGGTAGCGGACTTACAAAAATGTTAAGCTTTTTTTCTAATAATGAATATGAAAACTTAAAAAGACTTGTTACTGCTATTATAGTTTTTTTCATATTTCTAGTGTTAAGAAGGGTGTTTACAAAATATGTATTATCACTAATTAATAAGTTAGTAGGAAAGATTAAAGTTTTTTCTAATTTTAAAATAATTACATCCTTTGAAAAACCAATAAATATGTTATTTGTGATTTTTGGTATATATTCTGCTTTAAGTATTTTGGGAGGTAATTATTTAATAAACAAGGTATTTATTACGAAGATCTTAAGGACCTCGTTTGTAGCTCTAATATCTTGGGGGTTATATAACTTAAGTGGAGAATTTTCACTTCTTCCTAGTGGAGTTAAAGAAAAATTTGGTTTAAAGGTAGATAAAATTTTATTTCCATTTATATCGAAGTGCATAAGAGTTTTAATAATTGCTCTTGCAGCTACTATTATATTAGCTGAATGGAATATAAATATACAAATGTTTATAACAGGAGTAGGACTTGGAGGTTTAGCATTTTCTTTAGCTGCTAAGGATGCTGCGGCCAATGTAATTGCAGGTATAATATTAATTCTTGAAAAGCCTTTTAATATAGGTGAGTGGGTATTAATAGACGGTATAGAAGGTACAGTGGAGGATATATCCTTTAGAAGTACAAGAGTTAGAACCTTTACACAAGAAGTAGTTACAATACCAAACTCTGATATAGCCAATGGACCTATTACTAACTTTACAAGAAGAAGGAAAAGAAAGTGTAACTTTACTGTAGGCATTGCATATGAAACTAGTAGAGAGAAGATAGAAAAAGCTATAGTTAGAATTGAAAATATGATAAAAGAAAATAAGAAGGTTATTAAGGAAGATGTTATGGTTGTCTTAGAAAAATTCAGCGATAGTAGTTTGGATTTAGGAGTCTATTATTTTACTAGGATTACCGATCTTAAAACATTTTTAAAGATAAAAGAACAAATAAACTTTAATATAATAGAAATATTAAAAGAAGAGGGTATAGAAATTCCTTACCCAACAAATACAGTACATCTAAACTCAGATATTAAGATTAAAGATGTTATAGAGGAAGATTCACTAAAATCAATAGAAGAGGAAATAAGCTAA
- a CDS encoding trimeric intracellular cation channel family protein, whose protein sequence is MFMLKIFEIIGTIAFAISGALVGMQKKLDLFGVTFLGIITAVGGGIFRDIILGNLPPTTFRKPSYCIISIISSVAAFYLYPVFINRYEDKQERTLTMEEVKNNKYMTKEQLLNIMTKYDQMRVLKNIIVLFDAIGLGAFTAVGSNLAFYHKSSNMFLVTCMGLLTGVGGGILRDTFVQDTPMIFKRDIYAVASILGSILLYICNYYKVYQIVSLYLCFILTFGLRIISIKFKLNLPKFNSDKYNISL, encoded by the coding sequence ATGTTTATGTTAAAAATTTTTGAGATAATTGGTACCATTGCGTTTGCTATATCTGGTGCCTTAGTTGGTATGCAGAAAAAATTAGATTTATTTGGAGTTACCTTTTTGGGGATAATAACAGCTGTGGGGGGAGGAATATTTAGAGACATCATACTTGGAAATTTACCACCCACAACTTTCAGAAAGCCTAGTTATTGCATCATAAGCATTATATCTTCAGTTGCTGCTTTCTATTTATATCCAGTATTTATTAATAGATATGAAGACAAGCAAGAAAGAACCCTAACTATGGAAGAGGTAAAAAACAATAAATACATGACAAAAGAGCAGCTTTTAAATATTATGACTAAGTATGACCAAATGAGAGTACTAAAGAATATTATAGTGTTATTTGATGCTATAGGACTTGGAGCATTTACAGCAGTAGGGTCGAATTTGGCATTTTATCATAAGAGTAGTAACATGTTTTTAGTTACGTGTATGGGGCTTCTTACAGGGGTAGGTGGAGGAATTTTAAGAGATACATTTGTACAGGATACTCCTATGATTTTTAAAAGAGATATATACGCAGTAGCGTCAATCTTAGGAAGTATTTTACTATATATATGTAATTATTATAAGGTATATCAAATAGTATCTTTGTATTTATGTTTTATTTTAACCTTTGGATTAAGGATTATATCTATTAAGTTCAAGCTAAATTTACCTAAGTTTAATTCGGATAAATACAATATAAGTTTATAA
- a CDS encoding sensor histidine kinase has translation MMYLAQRLINNLGYIIVIVFIVTRMSSFKKIARRANYRKVDLILLSVIFGAFGILGTYVGTEVSGAIANTRIIGIVTGGILCGPFVGIASGLIAGIHRYFVPFGTSTALPCAIATILAGVISSKLYNVEKKELRWLYGFIFGIILESLEMILILIITKPFSMAKEIVGSIYLPMSLTNALGISFLIILVQNILKEEEDIAANEAQIALEIANKTLPYFRDIDGDSLEKICTIIKDSVGADAVAITDKNYILAHIGKGEDHHIKGKEIVTKATKQVIEDGEIKTITNKKCIECSFKECPLRSAIIVPLRERDEIIGTLKIYYIREDAVTRRTKNLAIGLSQIISTQFEISKLEKLRTMASKAEIKALQAQINPHFLFNALNTITSFVRINPNRARELIIDLSTYLRYNLDIGENPVDIYRELEQVRAYIDIEKARFGEKLNIIYDVDEGLDIKIPSLLIQPLVENSIKHGILEGDGKGTVLIYIKKINSKVKVVIEDDGIGISTEIIDMIYNGDSMENKIGLINVHQRLLNIYGRGLFIERLDRGTRISFEV, from the coding sequence ATGATGTACCTTGCTCAACGTTTAATTAATAATTTAGGCTATATTATTGTAATTGTTTTTATTGTAACTAGAATGTCTAGTTTTAAAAAAATTGCACGTAGGGCCAATTATAGGAAGGTTGACTTAATTTTATTATCTGTGATTTTTGGGGCTTTTGGTATATTAGGTACGTATGTGGGGACAGAGGTAAGTGGTGCTATAGCTAATACTAGAATAATAGGTATAGTCACAGGTGGAATTTTATGTGGCCCTTTTGTTGGGATAGCATCTGGACTTATAGCGGGAATCCATAGGTACTTTGTTCCCTTTGGAACCAGTACGGCACTTCCATGTGCTATTGCCACTATTTTAGCAGGAGTTATAAGCTCTAAGCTGTATAATGTTGAAAAAAAGGAACTAAGATGGTTGTATGGATTTATTTTTGGAATTATATTAGAAAGTTTAGAGATGATTCTTATATTAATAATTACCAAACCTTTTAGTATGGCCAAGGAAATTGTAGGTAGTATATACCTTCCAATGAGTTTAACTAATGCTCTAGGAATTTCATTTTTAATTATTTTAGTTCAAAATATATTAAAAGAGGAAGAGGATATTGCAGCTAATGAGGCACAAATTGCTTTGGAAATAGCTAATAAGACTTTACCTTATTTCAGAGATATAGATGGTGATTCTTTAGAAAAAATATGTACTATAATAAAAGATTCTGTAGGTGCTGATGCCGTAGCTATAACAGATAAAAATTATATTTTAGCTCATATTGGTAAAGGTGAAGATCACCATATAAAAGGAAAAGAAATAGTGACTAAAGCTACAAAACAAGTAATTGAAGATGGAGAAATTAAAACTATTACAAATAAAAAGTGTATAGAATGCTCCTTTAAGGAATGTCCATTAAGATCTGCAATTATAGTTCCTTTAAGGGAAAGAGATGAGATTATAGGAACTTTAAAAATATACTATATTCGTGAAGATGCAGTAACAAGGAGAACAAAGAATTTAGCTATAGGACTTTCTCAAATAATATCTACACAATTTGAAATAAGTAAACTAGAGAAGCTAAGAACTATGGCAAGTAAGGCAGAGATAAAAGCATTGCAAGCTCAAATTAATCCGCACTTTTTATTTAATGCTTTAAACACTATAACTTCATTTGTAAGAATAAATCCAAATAGGGCAAGAGAACTTATAATCGATCTTTCCACTTATTTAAGGTATAACTTAGATATTGGAGAAAATCCAGTTGATATTTATAGAGAATTAGAGCAAGTTAGAGCTTATATAGACATAGAAAAAGCTAGATTTGGTGAAAAATTAAATATAATATATGATGTAGATGAAGGTCTAGACATAAAAATACCTAGTCTATTAATTCAACCTTTAGTAGAGAACTCCATAAAACATGGAATATTAGAGGGTGATGGAAAGGGAACGGTATTAATTTATATAAAGAAAATTAATAGTAAGGTAAAAGTAGTAATAGAGGATGATGGTATAGGAATATCAACAGAAATTATAGATATGATATATAATGGAGATTCTATGGAAAACAAAATAGGGCTAATAAATGTACACCAAAGACTTTTGAACATATATGGTAGAGGATTGTTTATAGAAAGGTTAGATAGGGGAACTAGAATTAGCTTTGAAGTTTAG
- a CDS encoding LytR/AlgR family response regulator transcription factor: MNCIIVDDEYPAREELKYFIENFSSIKIIGEFDDSIKALEYIENNKPHIVFLDINMPKLDGVTLSRVLSKKKDEIIIVFITAYKQYAVEAFEVDAFDYILKPFSEERILRTLNKLKRLENSKVINSRITLLKDNKMVVIDIEDICFCEARERETIVYTEEGEYISNSSISEFYKKLPKSHFFKSHRSYIVNIDKIVEIIPWFNSTYQVKVKNRDEVIPVSRNNINEFKAFMGI, translated from the coding sequence ATGAATTGCATTATTGTAGATGATGAGTATCCAGCAAGGGAAGAACTTAAATATTTTATTGAGAATTTTAGTAGCATTAAGATAATAGGTGAGTTTGATGATTCGATAAAAGCACTTGAGTATATAGAAAATAACAAGCCTCACATTGTCTTTTTAGATATAAATATGCCTAAACTAGATGGTGTAACTTTAAGTAGGGTTTTAAGTAAAAAGAAAGATGAAATTATAATAGTATTCATAACAGCATATAAACAGTACGCAGTGGAGGCCTTTGAAGTAGATGCTTTTGATTATATATTAAAACCATTTTCAGAAGAAAGGATACTTAGAACATTAAATAAATTAAAGAGATTAGAAAATTCAAAAGTGATTAATAGTAGAATTACTCTATTAAAAGATAATAAAATGGTGGTAATTGATATAGAAGATATATGCTTTTGTGAAGCTAGAGAACGAGAGACCATAGTGTATACAGAAGAGGGAGAGTATATATCTAATAGTAGTATTTCTGAGTTTTATAAGAAATTACCTAAGAGTCATTTTTTTAAAAGTCATAGATCATATATAGTTAATATAGACAAAATAGTTGAAATAATACCATGGTTTAATAGTACTTATCAGGTTAAGGTTAAAAATAGAGATGAAGTAATTCCTGTGAGCAGAAATAATATAAATGAATTTAAAGCATTCATGGGTATATAA
- a CDS encoding carbon starvation CstA family protein, whose protein sequence is MVSFFISLIALIVGYFVYGAIVEKFFGADETKETPAVRLEDGVDFVPMPIWKIFLIQFLNIAGLGPIFGAIAGALWGPAAFLWIVLGSIFAGGVHDYFSGMLSVRHDGASIPEIVGNYLGNGFRQFMRVFSVILLVLLGVVFITGPAGLLDSITPKSLDKNFWIYAIFTYYLLATMLPIDKLIGKVYPIFGICLLLMAVGVSGGIILKGYKIPEITLTNLHPKGLPMWPLMFITIACGAISGFHSTQSPLMARCITNEKQGRFVFYGSMIAEGIVALIWAAAAMAFFGSTGELQKQMTAHGGQAWVVNTISTSLLGKIGGVMAILGVVACPVTSGDTAFRSARLTISDFLNFKQDKIKNRLMLSIPLFLVAFVLTKVDFNIIWRYFAWSNQTLATIVLWTTAMYLALRGQFHWMATAPATFMTAVTSTYILIAPEGFKISTKIGYPVGVVFAIIALGIFLSVIKKKEKQNKDVNSVVCK, encoded by the coding sequence ATGGTTTCATTTTTCATATCTTTAATTGCACTTATTGTTGGATATTTTGTATATGGAGCTATAGTGGAGAAATTCTTCGGGGCTGATGAGACTAAAGAGACACCAGCTGTTAGATTGGAAGATGGTGTGGATTTTGTTCCAATGCCTATTTGGAAGATTTTCTTAATTCAATTTTTAAATATTGCAGGATTAGGACCTATATTTGGTGCTATTGCTGGGGCATTATGGGGACCTGCCGCATTTCTATGGATAGTTCTAGGTTCTATATTTGCAGGGGGAGTTCATGATTACTTTTCAGGAATGCTTTCTGTAAGACACGATGGGGCTAGTATACCTGAAATAGTAGGTAATTACCTAGGAAATGGTTTTAGACAATTCATGAGAGTATTTTCAGTTATACTATTAGTTCTTTTAGGAGTTGTATTTATAACAGGACCTGCAGGTCTTTTAGATAGCATAACTCCAAAGTCTTTAGATAAAAATTTCTGGATATACGCTATATTTACATATTATTTATTAGCTACAATGCTACCTATAGACAAGCTTATAGGTAAGGTTTACCCTATATTTGGTATATGCCTTTTATTAATGGCAGTAGGGGTAAGTGGAGGAATTATACTTAAAGGATATAAAATACCTGAAATCACTTTAACAAACTTACATCCAAAAGGATTACCAATGTGGCCACTTATGTTTATAACTATTGCTTGTGGGGCTATATCAGGATTTCACTCAACCCAATCGCCACTTATGGCAAGATGTATAACAAACGAGAAGCAAGGTAGATTTGTATTTTATGGTTCTATGATAGCTGAAGGCATAGTTGCATTAATTTGGGCAGCAGCAGCTATGGCTTTCTTCGGAAGTACTGGAGAATTGCAAAAGCAAATGACAGCACATGGTGGACAAGCTTGGGTAGTTAACACAATATCAACTTCTCTTCTTGGGAAAATAGGTGGAGTTATGGCTATATTAGGTGTTGTTGCTTGTCCCGTAACTTCAGGAGATACAGCATTTAGAAGTGCAAGGCTTACAATTTCAGATTTTTTAAATTTCAAACAAGATAAAATTAAGAATAGATTAATGCTTAGTATTCCATTGTTTTTAGTAGCTTTTGTCTTAACAAAAGTAGATTTCAATATAATTTGGAGATATTTTGCTTGGTCTAACCAAACATTAGCTACAATAGTTTTATGGACAACAGCAATGTATCTAGCTCTAAGAGGGCAATTTCATTGGATGGCTACAGCTCCAGCTACATTTATGACAGCAGTGACATCAACTTATATATTAATAGCACCAGAAGGATTTAAGATAAGTACAAAAATAGGTTATCCAGTAGGAGTAGTATTTGCAATAATAGCACTTGGTATATTCCTATCAGTAATTAAGAAAAAGGAAAAGCAAAATAAGGATGTTAACTCTGTAGTATGTAAATAG
- a CDS encoding ABC transporter permease: protein MKFSDYIKNAFLNLKRRKFRTFLTAFAISIGTMLIVLIMGLGIGTEKYVIETVKKSVPIPLTQIDVSAYNNLPFKTEDDKKLKKVIEEKDIEKIKTMPGVNDIIVSVNTTAQDIEIEGKKLSATKANSKKENKNSAPINIEGINTKYKTFSDAQIEKSRLKKNKKDLNPIKYGENITKKGEILVHENTLKDLGFKDYKSLLGKDVKLKISLPEIPGYKAPQPMYKNFKLKGIINKDFAENVYAVCEINEAGEISNFLKSDKNHFKNNGVSLFVNVKDMNKVDVVSKNIEAMKYKTNSVQGTIKQIKTGFAIIEGLLLVGAIIVVFVAAIGVINTMTMSIYERTRSIGIMKALGGSKGNILGLFITESAALGFLGGLIGIGLSLINSKILLIFLNEYIKKQGVKETVNIFSTPVWLILSCIGFSMLISMIAGLIPSLRASKLDPIESLKYE, encoded by the coding sequence ATGAAATTTAGTGATTATATAAAAAATGCATTTTTAAACTTGAAAAGAAGAAAATTTAGAACATTTTTAACTGCTTTCGCTATATCTATAGGTACTATGTTAATTGTTCTTATTATGGGCCTTGGTATCGGTACTGAAAAATATGTTATAGAAACTGTTAAAAAGAGTGTTCCAATTCCCCTTACACAAATTGATGTTAGTGCTTATAATAATTTACCTTTTAAAACTGAAGATGATAAAAAATTAAAGAAAGTTATTGAAGAAAAAGATATAGAAAAAATTAAAACTATGCCTGGGGTAAATGATATAATTGTAAGCGTGAATACAACAGCACAGGATATAGAAATAGAAGGTAAAAAATTAAGTGCTACAAAAGCGAACTCTAAAAAGGAAAATAAAAACTCTGCACCTATAAACATAGAAGGTATTAACACAAAATATAAAACATTCTCTGATGCTCAGATTGAAAAATCAAGATTGAAGAAAAACAAAAAAGATTTAAACCCTATAAAATACGGTGAAAATATAACTAAAAAAGGTGAAATATTAGTACATGAAAATACACTTAAAGATCTAGGATTTAAAGATTATAAATCACTTTTAGGAAAAGATGTTAAGCTAAAAATTTCTCTACCTGAAATTCCTGGGTATAAAGCACCACAACCAATGTACAAAAATTTTAAATTAAAAGGAATAATCAATAAAGATTTTGCTGAAAATGTATATGCAGTGTGTGAAATAAATGAAGCTGGTGAAATATCAAATTTCTTAAAATCTGATAAAAATCATTTTAAAAACAACGGAGTTTCTCTTTTTGTAAATGTTAAAGATATGAATAAAGTAGATGTAGTATCTAAAAATATTGAAGCTATGAAATATAAAACTAATAGTGTGCAAGGTACTATAAAGCAAATCAAAACTGGTTTTGCTATAATCGAAGGTTTACTTTTAGTAGGTGCCATTATAGTAGTTTTCGTTGCAGCTATTGGGGTTATAAATACAATGACTATGTCTATATATGAAAGAACAAGATCTATTGGAATAATGAAAGCTTTAGGTGGTTCAAAAGGAAATATACTAGGATTATTCATAACAGAATCTGCTGCCTTAGGTTTCCTTGGAGGACTTATCGGTATAGGATTATCTTTGATTAACTCAAAAATTCTATTAATATTCTTAAATGAGTATATAAAGAAACAAGGTGTAAAAGAAACTGTAAATATATTCTCAACCCCTGTTTGGCTTATATTAAGTTGTATAGGATTCTCTATGTTAATTTCTATGATTGCTGGATTAATACCATCTCTTAGAGCATCAAAGTTAGATCCTATAGAATCTTTAAAGTATGAATAA
- a CDS encoding ABC transporter ATP-binding protein: protein MIEIKGVTKMYKMGKESISVLNNVNLTIEKGDFVAIVGPSGSGKSTLMNLIGCLDKPSCGTIHINGENVSTFKDSKMSKFRNKEVGFVFQSFNLESTLTALENVMLPLMFAGVGTKERKKLAMDALTAVGLEDRVKHKPTEMSGGQRQRVSIARTLVNKPNIILADEPTGNLDTKTGETIMKLLGDLNSKGYTIIMVTHNIEDAAKARRVIKIRDGVIEGEEINYEI from the coding sequence ATGATAGAAATAAAAGGTGTTACTAAAATGTACAAAATGGGAAAAGAATCTATTTCCGTTTTAAATAATGTAAATCTTACTATTGAAAAAGGTGATTTTGTAGCTATAGTAGGACCTTCTGGTTCAGGTAAATCGACCTTAATGAACCTTATAGGTTGTCTTGATAAACCTTCCTGTGGAACTATCCATATTAATGGTGAAAATGTCAGCACATTTAAAGATAGTAAAATGTCTAAGTTTAGAAATAAAGAGGTAGGCTTTGTATTTCAAAGCTTTAATCTAGAATCTACTCTAACTGCTCTTGAAAACGTAATGCTTCCATTAATGTTTGCAGGGGTTGGCACTAAGGAAAGAAAAAAACTGGCTATGGATGCCTTAACTGCTGTTGGTCTTGAGGATAGGGTAAAGCATAAGCCTACAGAAATGTCTGGTGGACAACGTCAAAGGGTTAGTATTGCAAGAACTCTAGTAAACAAACCTAATATCATTCTTGCAGATGAGCCTACTGGAAATCTAGACACTAAAACTGGTGAAACTATTATGAAGCTTTTAGGAGACCTAAATAGTAAGGGATATACAATTATAATGGTAACTCATAACATCGAAGATGCTGCTAAAGCAAGAAGAGTTATAAAAATTAGAGATGGTGTTATTGAAGGGGAGGAAATAAACTATGAAATTTAG
- a CDS encoding iron-containing alcohol dehydrogenase: MWEKNMPIDQISEIRCKSTVFLGVGAIKKINDILKELKGKNVNKILVVTGTSSYKRTGAWDHVENALKDNNMEFELYNKVTANPTTTHVDEATKVALELGAEAIVAIGGGSVIDAAKSVAIMIKYPNNNCSDLYEYKFTPEEAIPVIAINSTHGTGTEADRFAVVSVLEKKYKPCIAYDLSYPLYSIDDPQLMTGLPRNQTIFTSVDAINHVIEACTTTVASPYSILLAKETVRLVAKYLPIALEDGTNLTARYYLAYASLIAGIAFDNGLLHLTHALEHPLSAVKPDLAHGLGLAMLVPSVVKYTYEARPEVLADVLSPIIPELTGDKSEAQTACDGLRAWLRKIGVTETLKTEGFREDQIDELTHLAFNTPSLDLLLSCSPAKATEELVSNIYRESL, translated from the coding sequence TGATCAAATATCTGAAATTAGATGTAAATCTACTGTATTTCTTGGGGTTGGAGCTATAAAGAAAATTAATGATATTTTAAAAGAACTAAAGGGTAAAAATGTAAATAAAATACTAGTTGTAACAGGAACATCTTCCTATAAAAGAACAGGTGCTTGGGACCATGTGGAAAATGCACTTAAAGATAACAACATGGAGTTTGAATTATATAACAAAGTAACAGCAAATCCAACAACAACTCATGTTGATGAAGCTACAAAAGTAGCTTTAGAACTAGGTGCAGAAGCTATTGTAGCAATTGGTGGTGGAAGTGTTATAGATGCAGCTAAGAGTGTAGCTATAATGATTAAGTACCCAAATAATAATTGTTCTGATTTATATGAATATAAATTTACACCAGAGGAAGCTATCCCTGTTATTGCTATAAACTCAACTCATGGAACAGGAACTGAAGCAGATAGATTTGCAGTTGTAAGTGTTCTTGAGAAAAAGTACAAGCCATGTATAGCTTATGATTTATCTTATCCATTATACTCAATTGACGATCCTCAATTGATGACAGGATTACCTAGAAATCAAACTATATTTACATCTGTAGATGCTATTAATCACGTAATAGAGGCATGTACAACTACAGTTGCAAGCCCATACTCTATATTACTTGCAAAAGAAACTGTAAGACTTGTTGCAAAATACTTACCTATTGCCTTAGAGGATGGTACAAACTTAACTGCAAGATATTACTTAGCATACGCTTCATTAATTGCTGGTATTGCTTTCGATAATGGTCTACTACACTTAACTCATGCATTAGAACATCCATTAAGTGCAGTAAAACCTGATCTTGCTCATGGATTAGGCCTTGCAATGTTAGTTCCTTCAGTGGTTAAATACACTTATGAAGCACGTCCAGAAGTTTTAGCTGATGTATTATCTCCAATAATACCAGAGCTTACTGGCGATAAATCAGAAGCTCAAACAGCTTGTGATGGTTTAAGAGCATGGCTTAGAAAAATAGGCGTAACAGAAACATTAAAAACTGAGGGCTTTAGAGAAGACCAAATAGATGAATTAACTCATCTTGCATTCAATACACCAAGCTTAGATTTATTGCTAAGCTGTTCTCCTGCTAAAGCTACAGAAGAATTAGTTAGCAATATTTATAGAGAATCTCTATAA